A genomic region of Eucalyptus grandis isolate ANBG69807.140 chromosome 5, ASM1654582v1, whole genome shotgun sequence contains the following coding sequences:
- the LOC104447018 gene encoding anthocyanidin 3-O-glucosyltransferase 7, with product MSTEKHVAVLMFPFTGHALPLANLVRKLAETVTDVHFSFLSTAMSNRDLFPPSSRAELPPNIMVYDINNGLLAGHHGATMEELAEQTKMFLKQAPKSFRAAINAAERDARKKVSCLFSDAFSLPAGEIAKEMHVPWVTFWVPSPCFLSAYIHAEVLRQLWLGNSCAGMAVAEADDKALDMVRGLSLFHISDIPAHILQDPTTLPEPNFSHQLVRMLSCATAVIMNSFVEANPAPLIADLKSKFKMLLHVGCPTVSFSPLPVITSSDSDPTGCLTWLDTKDHRTVAYVCFGTVAVLSPTELSALAGALESTGTPFLWSIKENMMVHLPEGFLERTGQRGKIVSWAPQSRVLSHPACGVHVTHCGYNSVFESVAGGVPMICRPFWTDNMMNGRLVKEWWKIGVGVEGGTITKSGMVKALEVVLRSEDGKEMRKKAGELRERLVDASGPGGSVQADFMTLVELIST from the coding sequence ATGTCAACGGAAAAGCACGTCGCCGTCCTTATGTTTCCATTCACTGGCCACGCTCTGCCTCTCGCCAACCTCGTCCGTAAGTTAGCGGAAACTGTTACGGACgtccatttctctttcttgagcACGGCCATGTCCAACCGCGATCTCTTCCCCCCTTCATCGAGAGCTGAGCTGCCGCCCAACATCATGGTCTATGACATCAACAATGGATTGCTGGCTGGTCATCACGGAGCGACGATGGAGGAACTGGCAGAGCAAACGAAAATGTTCCTCAAACAAGCTCCAAAGAGTTTTCGAGCTGCCATCAATGCCGCAGAGAGAGATGCAAGGAAGAAGGTGAGTTGTCTGTTTAGTGATGCTTTCTCACTTCCCGCAGGCGAAATCGCCAAGGAAATGCACGTTCCATGGGTGACGTTCTGGGTCCCGTCTCCATGCTTTCTGTCCGCTTACATCCACGCCGAGGTCCTTCGTCAGCTCTGGCTTGGAAACTCCTGCGCTGGCATGGCGGTGGCAGAGGCCGACGACAAGGCCCTGGATATGGTACGAGGGTTATCATTGTTTCACATTTCAGATATCCCAGCCCATATTCTCCAAGACCCGACTACGTTGCCAGAGCCAAACTTTTCCCACCAGTTGGTGCGCATGCTGTCATGTGCCACGGCCGTCATCATGAACTCCTTCGTCGAAGCGAACCCGGCACCTCTAATAGCAGACCTCAAGTCCAAGTTCAAGATGCTCCTCCATGTAGGGTGCCCCACGGTGTCTTTCTCACCGCTACCGGTGATAACAAGCTCAGACTCTGACCCTACCGGTTGCTTAACGTGGCTAGATACCAAAGACCATCGGACCGTGGCATATGTGTGCTTTGGGACGGTAGCTGTACTGTCACCTACTGAGCTATCCGCTCTTGCCGGGGCCCTCGAATCCACCGGGACCCCATTCCTATGGTCTATCAAGGAGAACATGATGGTCCACTTGCCCGAAGGGTTCTTGGAGAGGACGGGGCAGCGTGGGAAGATAGTGTCGTGGGCCCCGCAGAGCCGGGTGTTGAGCCACCCAGCGTGCGGGGTGCATGTGACACACTGCGGGTACAACTCGGTGTTTGAGAGCGTGGCGGGGGGCGTGCCGATGATATGCAGGCCGTTTTGGACGGACAACATGATGAACGGAAGGTTGGTGAAGGAATGGTGGAAAATTGGAGTGGGAGTGGAGGGAGGGACCATTACAAAGAGTGGGATGGTGAAGGCATTGGAGGTGGTGTTGAGAAGTGAGGACGGGaaggagatgaggaagaaggcTGGTGAGCTTAGAGAAAGATTGGTGGATGCTTCCGGACCTGGAGGAAGTGTTCAAGCTGATTTCATGACTCTTGTGGAGTTGATTTCTACTTAA
- the LOC120293842 gene encoding vegetative cell wall protein gp1-like gives MKRKFVKGIIGSKPALRLLPEPPAATAPTPPAPPASGRQPSPPPPRLEPAPARDPPARNSVSLVAAHHLRASTERRPPARQSESLPSERRCCSPTPEAAPPSVAPPFLFCRASAATAPLLQQPPRRLQPGAPAAPLPEHQHSSLRRADASSLLPASAGHRFRALALSRLRPCFAAPPKPTTCSIPRAPPPPCCRASLCPTPLLAVAAAPSLEPA, from the exons ATGAAGCGCAAGTTCGTGAAGGGGATTATAGGCAG caagCCTGCCCTCCGCCTACTGCCCGAGCCGCCGGCCGCCACTGCTCCTACGCCCCCTGCGCCGCCCGCGTCCGGTCGCCAGCCATCGCCTCCCCCGCCTCGCCTGGAGCCCGCGCCGGCCCGCGACCCGCCTGCTCGTAACTCCGTCTCCCTCGTCGCGGCCCACCATCTCCGCGCATCGACCGAGCGCCGACCCCCTGCACGCCAGTCCGAGTCACTCCCCTCCGAGCGACGCTGCTGCAGCCCGACGCCAGAAGCAGCACCCCCCTCCGTCGCGCCTCCGTTCCTGTTCTGTCGTGCTTCCGCCGCTACCGCACCCCTGTTGCAGCAACCGCCGAGACGCTTGCAGCCCGGAGCACCAGCAGCACCTTTGCCTGAGCACCAGCACTCGAGCCTCCGCCGTGCCGACGCCAGTAGCTTGCTCCCCGCCTCCGCTGGTCACCGCTTCCGCGCGCTTGCCCTGTCGCGTCTCCGCCCCTGCTTCGCCGCGCCCCCGAAGCCCACGACCTGCAGCATCCCGCGAGCACCGCCTCCGCCTTGCTGCCGCGCCTCCCTCTGCCCGACGCCGCTGCTCGCCGTCGCAGCAGCACCTTCGCTCGAGCCCGCCTAG